In the genome of Carettochelys insculpta isolate YL-2023 chromosome 17, ASM3395843v1, whole genome shotgun sequence, the window ACTTTGAAGATTTCCCTGGTAGtgtagctttcatttaaaaaccaaaaaaaaaaaaaaaaaaaaattttccccAGCCACCTATAGTTCATTCACATGtcatatggtgtgtgtgtgtttgtgtatatatacatatatatatataggcccAGGGGGACAAAAATCTTGCTTCTGAAATGAATTTAACAACATGATTTTCTATGATGTGGTAAATATTGTAAAATGGGCTTCTGACAGGTCTGGTTTGTATTATCTTTCAATAATGACCCATTTTTAAATTGTAGCATTAAAGATGGTCTTTGTAAATCTGTGGTACATACTGAGTGAAATAAAATTTTATCTACACTTTGAAGAGCAAACATGAGAGTTAAGCAGCAGCTAGATTCTTTTCTTGGGAGGGAAAGGAGCAAGGTTCATTTAGTAGAAGAAATCTGCTTGGTCAGACTAACATAGAAGTAGGTGATTGATGTGACCTTTTGTGCTAATAGTTCCCAACTGGGACCCTGCTACAACCCTGATGGTGCTTTAAAAGAGGCAGCTGTATACtcaatttggtggtcctagttcttaaACTAACAAACTCCCATCATGCTGTCCTTTGCCCAGGCCAAAAATCCTCTCCTAcatccacatccccatcccctaccctgagctcccttctacACCTAAACCTCCATGGAAGAAGTGCAAGCCCAGTTACCAAAGTCTACCTCCTGCACCTGCCTTGTCAGTGCCCACCCTCATACTAGATCAGGCTTCTCTTCTGGCCATAGAATCTGACAACTGTGGTGCCTGAAAGCTGCTGTAATAGTTAGCAGCAACAAGCAGGGTCTCAGTGCCCATTAGTATCTAATGCCTGTTTCTTTCCCTGTCCcacgcagagtggcttagtttctgtggactagctctgcactaatctaccctctcctattcaaatcatccattatgccaaataccagggtcttcatttttcattcatcaatCATTCTGCAAGTGTATGCCCAAATAGCTATAATACTGGCTCCATTAAAAAGGTATATGGACACACACAGGCTGtagccatgattttttttttaaattaactcaaTACCAGGGAATATTTCCAAGGCAAAAGTAGACATCACTTTTGCTTTTGAAAACTCCCCTCTACAGCCATCATCCACTCCAAAGCCAATTCCAAGCAAAAACTATGTTTACCACTTGCTTTGGATGAAGAGAGAAGTAGCAAGCACTTTATCAGCCCCTTGCTGCCTAACAGGCTACTTCTTTAAATGACCATAAAGTGACTTGGCAGATAAAAATCCTTTATTTGTAGGTTTAATAGAAGGATACTATGACATTAGCAAGTAATCCTACTGAAGTTGCTTAAGTTAATGTCTAGGACGATTCATAAGGGAAAGCATATCACTTAATCTAAACTCATATCTTCCTCTTCATCTTTCTTGTCCTTCGATTCTCCATCCTTCTGATCTGACGGGACATTGTTCTGCATTGCCTTGGCAAATGCTTCTACATCTGAAAATTAAAGAGGTTAGCTTTTCCCCCAAAGGACAAGGTGCATAATTATAAGTTTAAACAGGTCATTTAGCCAGGAAATAGTTTTGCTCAGCAGTTTAGGAATAACATTAGTGCATGGTTAGATACAATCAATGGAACACCCTGGGCCTGATTATACTCTCTCACAATAAAAGGCTTGCCATAACATTTCCAGGCTTAGCAGAGGTACCAAAAATAATTGGTAACTGCTTcagtaaattaaatatttcatgaGAAAGTAGTATTAGCAGCTGAGTGATTGCAACAGGAGCAGTATGTTTAGGTCCTTAGGTCACTTTGCAAGCTCTGCTGTATTTAGGTATTGTGCATAATTCAAAGAGCACTGCAGAAAAGCTGTACTAGACCTTAGCATTTAATCGAAAATACCAACCTCAAAAGCTACTTAAGCATCAATACTTTAAATAACTGGAGAtcacatcttctagaactggaagggaccttgggaggtcatctagtccagtcccctgccctcttggcaggaccaagcaccatcccggaCATCTATCTGCCCCAATCCCCAAAAggccccccctcaaggattgaatgcacaaccaggggtttagcaggccaatgctcaaaccactgagctatccctccccacactgTGCAATCTCAGAAGAGACTGAATGCACACACTTAAATGTTTTAGATTCTAGTGTGATGGAGCGGAGTTTAGTGATTCTATTCACTAATTAAATTTTTCCAGAAAGCACAAAAGCTCTTAATCCTCTTAATTTAGGCACTTTCCTCATTTTTGCAAATACTACCAGAATCTAGTCCCATGACAGAACTCAATGTCTGAATCAGTCATTTACTACAAAATAGCATGCTGTACATTCAAGGCTCtttccacagaaaaaaatacttacCACCTTTATTCGCTGCATCTACTGCCTCAGCTGGTAAGCCAAACTGACTCATTAGTGGGCCAAGTTGTCCTGAAGCTAAAGCAGCACTGAACATGCTCAGTGCCTGTGAATTGAATCAACAAACACCAAATAAAGACCTGGATTTTGTTTCTGCAATACGGAGTAGCCATGACATACTAGAATATGCTAACTACATTGGGTAGCAGGTCTcacttgaaattaaaaaaaaaagtttattcctCAGGCCACTGATTCTTGGCATACTGCAGCTCCCTCTCTAAGCCCTGGTTTGCAGACACAGCATATTAATTTAGTTCATCACAGAATGTGGGCAGGCTCTTTTTCAATCAGTTTGAAACAGTACTCTAAAACAGGTTTAAATGATACCAAAGTGTACCCTTACAGAGACTTGTAGCAATGTAATTAcactgtttttaaatacatttgttaaacTGGGACAACTTTTGTTGGAATGCTCAAAGAGAAAAAGAGTGCAATTGTCAATTGAAGCTTCATGAGACTGGACATAAGAAACCTCCGTAAAGCTGGCATACCAACCTGCCTATGGCATGAATACTCTGCTTTCTGAGAGACTTCATGACAAAGACTGCAAGGCAGGGGGAGGAGTTGGAGAGGGAAGGGAGCCCAGACCATGGAAGAGAAGGGTCTTTAGACCAGGTACAATTCAGTAACTGCCATTGAAAAGTAAGTCTTTGCATTTATTGAGAGTGTAATATGGGAAAGCACCAATAGATATGGATGAGGTGCGCAGCTATTTtatgcaaaaagaaaaatgtataaaGAGAATTTGATCCTTGCATGTCCATAAAAACCAACAGATGCCCACTGCTTGTTGATGGAAAGaagccctggtctacactacgaAGGTAGGTTAAAAAACAAGGATGTGAATTTTGCACAGAGCTGAAGTACTACAGTTAAACTGGCCTAATCCTTCAGTGTATAGACTGCACTAGTTAAACAGAACAGTGTGTCACTGTGGTACCTACCTGCTGAAACTGTGGAGATGTCAGAGTATTCTGAATCTCTTCTGCAGTCTGTGGCAGTGATTCCCCAGATGGAAGATAAGGCAGCAACCGCTCCTGAACTTCTGCATTTGCCAGAATGGGAGCCATAATCTCAGGAGTCAGAACGCTGGCCAAGTCAACTAGGATAGAACAAAGCAAACCAGTTTACTAGAATGAGAGCCACTAGTGATTGCAGTGAATACTGACATGTGACACTTTACTGATTTCTGGGCAATCTTTGGCACACTGACAAATCATCATTTATCCAAACTAGGTTAGGGTTCAACAGAAAGGCTTCCAAACCAATCTGAAATTGTATAGGATAGTAAACAGCCTTAAGGCACATATGAGACTCAACAGCTGTGTGGTCAGTGCACTGTTACCTTGCTGTCCTCCTGCTCCAGATGGCACATTCATAGTAGCTAAAATATTCTGAAGATCACTCAGTTGAATGGGTTGAGTTGGGCTTGTCGCTGTGCTGGTTCCATTGCCCGAacttggtgcagggctgggactggtAGCAGATGCAGCCACGGGAGCAGATGGGGCTGGCGTTACACGTGTAGAGGAAGTAGTGGAAGATGGCGTTACAGCAGCTGACTGGCTGCGAGAACTAAAAATGTAATTAATACAATTAATCCACAACAGCAGCAGTTACTTTGCACTTTGATAAACAGCTTCCAGCCAACTCTGACACCTCAAGGAGCAtatcatccccattttaaaaGGCAAGAAAAAAAGTCTTGAATCCCACTGTTGTAATTCACTAGAAACCCATTCAATGGAACAATCACACTAAAGAAGAACTACTCAGACAGATGTATGTCTCTCTTACCTTGACgatgagctgctggctgggggtcccCCACTTCCCAACAAGCTAGCCAGGCCAGGTCCCGTCAGTGCACCAAGCCCACCTTCCATAAACGATGGAAAGACATCTATTTAGAAACTACCGCATGTTCTCTCCCTTTATAAAAATAAAGGGATTTATTTGCTCAGATTTGACTCAATTGCATTTACAGGCACCATTATTTTATGCTGTCTAGAAGAGAGATCATTTTTACACCTGCAAGTCACGCTTACTAAAATAATGGGATAgagaaaagacagaagaaaataatGCTATGCCTTTTTATGAAAGTGGAGGTATTATTCAACTCTGATCAAAAGATGCTTGTGCTTATTAAAAAATGCACCACACCTAGCTATAAAGGCTGAAGTGGCCTAGATTTGTAGAATACAAACAAAAAGCCTCTCAACTCAGCAAAATCCTCCTCTATTCCAAGAAAATGGGTTTTTAATCCCTTATAGCCCTACAGTCCCTTCAGTTTTAACTCTAGGACACGCATGCAGCAGACAGGCAGCTCTGTGTTGAAAGATGCTGCAGGCAGAACAAAGTCAAGTAGGATAGTCCACTGCTTCCAGCAGAATACTGCATAGAAAACACAGCAAAGCATTAATGAATGGCAAAAAGCCAAAGGAATGAGGTATGAGTCTCGTACGCAAGAATTTACAGTCAGAGAATCCCCCATCCTGTCCCCAGTCATAGCTTCTCTAAGATGGCAGCACGAATGACCTACACAGGACTAGAGGATGGTTCAAAAGAGAGCTTTCAGCAATTTCTCCTTGTGACTTCTTCTAAAACCTCATGATGGCCACGTGGCTCCACTTAGTACATATTTCCCTTTGCAGCTGCTTCTTATCACAAGTCTAATTGCTGTCTGCCTTTCCACATGAACATCTGCATTCAGTTGTCCAATCTTTTAGAAACTAGCTGAAGACAGTTAGAATGCCTCATTAATAAGTGCATGATGAATGAAACTATAGGACCAAAAAACACACAGAAGAGGAATAAGCAAGTAATCAGCTAGCCATTTGTTTCTCTGTTTTTCTGTCCCTTCCTTTCTGCAGGAGTTCCCCCAGCACTAGTGGCTCATGTTGCCTCCCCTGTAATAGCACATTTCCTCCACTACTCTTCTGATCATACCACTTCTACAGCAGGAGAGCTAAACTACAAGGCTAGTGTTACTGCAGCAGTTCCTATTGAGAAGCTCATGTATGATATGATGGAGGACTACAAACTAGATTGTAAAGACAGATGCCATCCAAGATTGTGTTCTGCCAGTACTAGCAAGGCCCCAACCAGCACAGAGACACAGCAGGATCAGtacccacagaaaaaaaagcaCCTGATTTCATTCTTCATAACTTAACTAGTACAAGCAGGCCAGAACACTAAGGGAATGTGCGCCTTGAATAATCTTAAAATGCCTTatagccaaattaaaaaaaaaaaaaaagaagtgagtGTGGTATGTATGTCTCACTGTCAAATTTGAAGAGAGAAAGTCATTAGGATTCACAGAAATCAACCACTGGCCTAAAAAATAAGATGAATGCTCTCCTCCATTCCTTCCTAAAAAGTTAGTCTTCCACTCACTAGCCATCATTCTGCTCCTTTAATCCTAGAAAATAGCTCAATGCAAAACTAACAAACAATACTCAATTTCTGAGTGAAAACCTACACAAGATCAACATAGGCCAAGTCGAACTATTGGTCACTCTGCTTGATATATCCTGTTTTCTAGTTTTATTTCCTATTTGTTAATCATGTATTTGATGAAGGGACTTTGCCTTTGCACATGAAGAAAAgtaccattgaaatcagtgaaagtATAAGAAAATAAATCAGGGTAATGTAAGATTTTACCCAGTAGGAAAACACACCATCGGGGCATAAAGATATGAAAGCTTTTTACCAAGTCCTCCTAAGCCCGTTGGTCCGATCAGCTGCATGAGCTGGTTATGGCTCATATTTCCAAGAAGGCTTTGCAAGCCACCCTcacctaaaaacaaaaacattctgaAATACAAATTCACATTTTTTCATAGAATTCTGGCTCAAGCACCAGGAGATTAATTGATGTTCTGCAAGGAGAAACCATTTCAAGTGTTTACTATTTTAAGATGCTCAAAAATGCAGCTTTGctttagaaaaagggaagacCCAAGGAAACCTAATACACACAACCGATAGCGGTTTCTTCTGGCAGACTCATTTTTTAGCCTGCTCCGTCCTATTCTAGAAacacaatttattttgcaaagagtGTGTTTGCATTTCTGGAATAAGCCTTCTCCCGTCACCCTCCAAAATCAGCAGGGATTTGTTCCTACAAAACTGCCAAGTGTGtacaaaaaaatctttcaaaccaAGAAGGCGCAGAGAATAGATTATACCTCCTAGTGCTGAGAGCTCGTGGCCTCCACTTCCACTCCCACCCAAAGCACCAGGCATTGGTGGATTGTTCAGATACTCATTTACTTTTCGGCAGTGTTCTTCATCTTTATCAGTCTTCGGTTCCTGTAAGAGAGCACTGTTCTTCAGCCTCCAAATGTCTTGAAAAAGAGATCAGAAGTTGAATAATTCTTTAAACTGTAGTCCCCCATCCACTCATTCCCTCAGTACCTCTCACACATATCTGGAACTCCTTTGTTTCAAGGCATGTTACTGTTAATTGTCACAAACCTGCATCCAAAAGAAAAGTCGCTTTGATCCTGCCTTGAACTTAAGCACATACACACGACCTGTAGTACACTGAGGTACCCTCTTAAATTCACAGTCATCAGGAAAGATAATCAAGTCCtggaaaggagagaaaagaatAAAAGATTTAAATACTTTGCCTACTTCTCACACAAAACATATCTTTAGGCCTTCTTCCACACTGCCCCTTACACTAGGTAAGTATTTTCAAACCTTCTTTGTAAAGCCACCGTCTTACATGTCTCCTTAAAGACTCTTTCAGTAGGGTTCATGATAAAAGGTACAAAAGAGCCATAACAAAATTATTAAGAGTGAAACAACGAACTTATACTCACATCTTCAACATTGCCAGAAGTCCTGTCCTTCCAACAAAAGTGAATGAGGGAATCATCAGTTTGCTGGATGTAAACAAGACCTTTTCGTTTATCTGGAGTTACAGTACTGCCTTTCAGAGACATCTTTCCTGCACGAAATTCCACCAAATATTTGCTGGATGAACCACGGGAGCCTGGCACAAGGCTTGGAAACAATGCACCTGAAGACATCCTGAAAAGAGACGGTGGACTAGAAAAATAGGACTATACAATTTCCTCCCTCCTGCCGCCCTCCCTCACCCACTACAATAACTCATTAGAGCCTCAACCAAGAACTAAATTCACAAGAGAATGTTCTTGAATTTGTGGCACACTGTCAGAAAGCTAATGTACTAACAAAGCTCTACTGCTTGCATGGAAGAGACTACAACCTCCCCTTTTCCATACTCTCACAAAACTGATCCCTTAagagattaaaaatgaaaaatgacttATCCATGAAACTCAGTCTTTGAACCTGAGAAGCATGCTACTGGCCAAATCAATTCTGTACGCTTCAAGGTATTATTGTAATTGTCCCTTTCTTTCAAACATTTCTAAAGCATCTATCACTGTAGTATCCAAGTTAGAAGTTTACACAAAGGCCAATACCTATAACTTCAATGGCAAAAAGTGCTATGGTTTCACAACTATGCACTGTGGTTTCAAAACTGCCTGATACAGGTGCACCATATTCCACAGTACTACAATGTTTGATGTAGCATAGGACACTACTCAGAACACATACAAAAGTTAAACATTAGACTAGAATAAACTCTCAGGAATAGCTCGTCACACTAGCTTTTAATTTGCTTCTGAGAAGCAGACTGGTTCAAACAGTGGCACTTTCCACCATTTGGTCCAAATTTAAATGATGTTAGCATTTCAACAAAAAATTGCATAGGACTTTACATCTTCaaagtactttaaaaattaattctcGTACTATACACATAAGCTAAGAAACCATCTTCATTTTGTAGAGGCCCACATACACAAAGGGAACTCAATGACTACCCTCAGGTTGCATATCAAGGTAATCAGtagaaatagaaacaaaaaacagGAATCCCAACTCCCTGTCACGTGCAATACCAAGCTCCTTGCTGTACAGTGGGTGCATTCAGTAAATAGGGCAGTGATCATGAGCTATTTGTACTCAGGAGGCAATGCCTATGACCGTCAGCGCCGCATACTTAAAGGATGTATTTCACACCACATGACCCATGTGACTGTGCATCTAAAGTCTGCCCTCGCCTCCAGCCAGCCTGAAATAGGACCCTCCAGGCCAGAGGCACCACAGCGCATCCCAAATGAACCTTGAACGGAACCATGACGCGTTAGGAACCGCAGTGTGAGCTAGTGACAGAAGCCTGGATTGGGGCTCAGAAGAAGTGGCCCACTActagctctgccccaggcctgccaggtgaccttgggcaaatcactgtacctcagtttccccagcaggCAGACCAGTGTGAGGCTGCTCCGAAACGCTTCACCAGCGCCGGCCGCCACGAACCGGGTCACCAGGAAGCTGCTTCAGATAATCTAAGGGCGCAAAATCCGCGCGAATACAACCCGCCGGGTGGCTGGACGCGCGAACGGCAGCCCGAGCCGCGGGGCGAAGCCCGGCGCGACAGCGACCAGGCCCGCAAGCGGTCGGGTTAGGGCCGAGGGCCCTGGAGCGCTTCGCGGACAGCCTCGGGCAGAGGCGCTCGACTCGCAGCTGGGAGGCGAGCGCCGAGTCTCAGCTCGACCGCAGAACGGGCCTAGCAGCCCGGAGCTGCCTCCCGGAGCCCAAGGCGCTCCGCCGGCCCAACGGCCTCCTCCCGCGGGGCTCGACCTTGGCCCCATCGCCTCGAGCCCGAGACAACCCCCTAGAGTGGGGCtcatgccctgccccccccgcgctTACCTGCCGCCTTTCCTCAGACCCCTCTGCCACAGCTCTTCCGGCTCCCGGTCCCCTGAAGAAACACGCAGATACCGCCCACCTCTCTGTCATCCATTGGAGCCAGCCTCTTCCGATACACACCGACGTGTTCTTACTCCTTCCCATTGGACCGATCATACGTCACTCAATACCAGAACGCCCGACATTCACCGTTCTGTATTTACTGGGTTTGGTTGAGAGCACGCTTCCCCGCCCGCCTCAGCTAATATGCTGTGTCACAAAGGCTGAACCATCCGCAAAGGAAGGGGGGAAGGGTTTCAGATTACTGCTGTCGGTACCCACTGTGCAGGAACTCATTTGTCCCTGCGCGGGGCAAAGCACATCAGCGGCGCAACAACTTGGAGCTGCTCCTTCATCCGGCTCCTGCGAGGTTTGGGAAAGCGGCCCCTATTGGGGCCCAATGGAACAGTCTGGAGCGCCAGATGGTGGCACCCAGTAGAACTGAGCGCGGAGTGGTCCATCTGCCTGGGTCTTGGTGGTTGGGGGGAGAACAGCTCCTAGTAGCACTCAAGGAGAAGTGCCCAGGGAACAGCCCATTCACCCTGTGAAGTCGGGGGAGACCCCTTGGCTTTGAGTGGAGCGGAGAAAAGCAGCCGCTGGTGCTGTGGAGTAGCTGCTGTGCCCAGGGAACGTGGCTGTGGGGTTTAGCTGCTAACTCACCCCActtggccaggccctggctctcccTGGATTCCTGCAGtctctgccccacctgcagggGGCGAGCCACTCCCTGCGGGCTGTGGGTGCAcagccagccaccagctgccccagggaggagctggcCAAGGCTGTGCTAAGAGATGCTCGAGATGCATTTCCACACCTGGACCAGGAACACCCACAAGGAGGGTGGAGGTTCTGGCCTCCCATCTTGCCGCACGATGGATGCTCAGCCACAAGGAAGGGAGCACTCCAGCTAGTGATGTGAAAGGTTAACTGGTACAGCCTAGAGCATCCTGCCATAGGCTGGGGGTTGCTCCAGTTTCACAGGGTCACCACGGACAGGAATGCTCCAGCTGAGCAGTAGTAGGCCTGTCTCTAGTGGCCGCAGGAAggaggggctgctggagaggtTGCTGGAGCatccccttacacacacacagactgtaGACAGGCTGcggtggctgggctggagagcccCCTCCCATGGTGTGCCAGGAGCACTGTCAGCGTGTCACACACAGGggcactcctgccccagctggagctgcccatCTGTGGCAGGGGAGCCATTttagcccagctgggctggagcagcttcccTCCAACCCACTTAATTAACCAGTTAAGcctaatgtttaaccagttaaccaattaaatgggattttacatccctaacttCAGCTCAGCACGAGCACACCCACAGCTCAGGCCGATCGCATAGAGGCCTCAGGCAACAGCCAAGTGCCTTGACGTGGTGGAAGAACCAAAAGTTACTTAGGCCTAGCACTCTGAGGCCTTGCAGCTTGGAAGCAGTATCCCTATACAACCACTAACTACCGTTATCTGATCACTgagcaacattttttaaaagtctttccTCTTCCACCTCCATCCCTCTGTGTACCTTTCGGCTAGGGATGCAAGTTTTTCTCAGCATTATaaagtagggttgccaactctctgaTTAGAAGGGATGCTCCTTTTTATTCATCTGTACACAACAAGAGCAGGCATTGGGGAACGCTGCTAAAGGCAGTAAGACGTACCCCTAGTAAATGTAGATGATTAATGCGCATTAATAATATTACTGAGAGAAGGCTCAAGGACAGGGTgctaagaaaatgatttttttttaaatacaatattgaCAACCCTAGTATAAAGGAACATTTTATGCAGAAACAGCCAACTCAGTTTGCAAACAGAGCACAACCCGTGTACATCAATCCTGCAGACCCTGCTCTACCTGAAATTGGGGCAAGAGAAGATGTTTTTGTGCTGGCAGTTCTGTCCCCATTTGCTCACAGCCAGCATTGGTAACAGAGTAAGAGAACACACAATAAACCAGCCACGTGAGAAAGTGGGTGAAGAATCTCGCCTAATATGGGACTGAGcaatgcaattccagctatcaCCATCGAGCAGCATATTTTTTATAAGTAGCATATATTTaaagagagaaggtgggtgaagtgaagtttttaaaagaaatgccCCATATATTGAGctttccctttccttccctcAATCTACCCATGCTTCCCAAGTATTTAAATGTTTATAATCTCCTGCAGGGCATTTCTACATAAAAAGGTATTTTAAACTGGGGCGCAAAATAAGCATTCCCTGTAATTTTCCtcatctatgtgcagaatgaattttttatATGCAGCAATATGGAGGtgatggatacaaaatttgtggggtggggctgggaatgagggtcttggagctggggcagcaggttggggcaCAGAGGTGCAGAGACTCCAGCTGGAGGTACAGGCTCCAGGGTGAAACTGGAGAGAAGTGCTTTGGGATGCAGGAAGGTGCTCcggagggaaagggggcaggggagaggatcCCTGCAGCAACACTTGGGCTGGGCAGGAAAAGAAGCCCCTCTCctcaccacagcagctctggGTCCAGAGGAGGGGTGCTCAGCCACAGCAGAGTTGAAGCAGGGCCACCCCAGGGTCTAGAtccttcctgcccctctcccaatgGTTCCCTGAATCCCTTCCTCCTCTTTTCCACAGCATCATATCCCTCCATCTCCCTACCCACCCCCAAAAGACCCCCTATTCCCTCTTGCACGCTCATTAGTTCCTCCACCCATCTGAAAGCTGGGGCcttcttttcctgtcctagcTATACTGCTGCCTGAAAAGTATGAAGTCACAAAGCAGGgtcattcatttaaaaaaggagTCCTGGTTAAGAGACatgaaagcaggaaaaaaaagtgaaaagggAGAAAGTTAATGAAATTTCATGACTGGTAACTTATACTTGTTGCCAATTGATGAGGTGAAACTAAAAATATTGAAATTGAAGCTGTAAGAACAATCAAAATTGTCTTAACTATTTCAGGAAATACCTATAGATCTGCTATTGGACATGGATGGTAACACTATCAGTTATGCTGTACGAAAGGCAAAAGTgctaaatatttctgttctgtatttggaaaaaaatagattttttttgtatGCAGTTTACAGTGATTACATACTTTCTACTCCAAAGTAACTTGAGGGATGTTAATCAGCCCTACAGATTAAACAAACAGTAGCAGTTActgctaatatttttaaaaggatacTCAGGACTACCTTACTTAATTATCAGTCTCTTAACCTGAGACATCCCAGGCAAATGTTACAGAAAGGCTGAGCCAGGAGTTTCAAAAAGTAGTAGTATAATTAGTGATGCTCTTTACTGTTTCATCAAACATAGGTCCTGTCAAGCTTTATTTTTTATGAAATGATATATTTACTTTGTAAAGGCAATTATGATATATTACACTATAAAACAGTTGATAtagtgcaggctgaacctctctcatcggGCATCCTCAGGACCTCATTGATGCCAGCTgcaagaatttgccagacaatgggaggtcaatattttcgagCATATTGCCAACagatccactgtttactgggctcttagaagacatggaagggcaaattacagctacatagcaacacagaacacagagccagaactagtggctgtaaacaaactttatgggaccacaggaaacttggccacacccatgataagtggtcgtcagGCCAACTAAAATtacgccagattatggagtttgccagataagagagttctgTACTGACGACAATTTGATTAAATGTTAACATTACGAAAATCAATGTAGCACATCTTAAGTGGATTTGAAAACTAGCTGATCATACTCAAAGTAATTGTAAACAAGTAGCCATCACTGGGGAGTGAAGAAGAGGgtaagagaagttactcacttgtgtagtaacgatgcttcttcgagatgtgtccccgtgggtgctccacagtaggtgttgggctcactccggcgccgcagatcggaaacttctagcagtgtccgtcgggtcacgcatgcgccgatgcacgccgctcccccacacacactcggCCATGTGCGCAacccggtccccgccagttccttgaccaaccgccccggatacTCCTGAAAAACAacggacagagatccaaagcggggaggacaggcgggtagtggagcacccacggggacacatctcgcagaaccatcgttactacacaagtgagtaacttctctttcttcttcgaggggtcactgctgggtagtcacctactgtggagcacccacggggaccacaagtaaggaggtgggtaatcgagtCATGTGCAGCtcgcccttgagaggactgctgttgccAGATGTGTATCCTCctcgaacacccggtgcatggcataatgcttgacAAAGGTGTTGTAAGaggaccaagtcgccgctctgcaaatgtctttcaacgggattcctttgaagaaggctgtcaat includes:
- the ADRM1 gene encoding proteasomal ubiquitin receptor ADRM1 isoform X1 encodes the protein MSSGALFPSLVPGSRGSSSKYLVEFRAGKMSLKGSTVTPDKRKGLVYIQQTDDSLIHFCWKDRTSGNVEDDLIIFPDDCEFKRVPQCTTGRVYVLKFKAGSKRLFFWMQEPKTDKDEEHCRKVNEYLNNPPMPGALGGSGSGGHELSALGGEGGLQSLLGNMSHNQLMQLIGPTGLGGLGGLGALTGPGLASLLGSGGPPASSSSSSSRSQSAAVTPSSTTSSTRVTPAPSAPVAASATSPSPAPSSGNGTSTATSPTQPIQLSDLQNILATMNVPSGAGGQQVDLASVLTPEIMAPILANAEVQERLLPYLPSGESLPQTAEEIQNTLTSPQFQQALSMFSAALASGQLGPLMSQFGLPAEAVDAANKGDVEAFAKAMQNNVPSDQKDGESKDKKDEEEDMSLD
- the ADRM1 gene encoding proteasomal ubiquitin receptor ADRM1 isoform X2, with amino-acid sequence MSSGALFPSLVPGSRGSSSKYLVEFRAGKMSLKGSTVTPDKRKGLVYIQQTDDSLIHFCWKDRTSGNVEDDLIIFPDDCEFKRVPQCTTGRVYVLKFKAGSKRLFFWMQEPKTDKDEEHCRKVNEYLNNPPMPGALGGSGSGGHELSALGGGLGALTGPGLASLLGSGGPPASSSSSSSRSQSAAVTPSSTTSSTRVTPAPSAPVAASATSPSPAPSSGNGTSTATSPTQPIQLSDLQNILATMNVPSGAGGQQVDLASVLTPEIMAPILANAEVQERLLPYLPSGESLPQTAEEIQNTLTSPQFQQALSMFSAALASGQLGPLMSQFGLPAEAVDAANKGDVEAFAKAMQNNVPSDQKDGESKDKKDEEEDMSLD